One window of uncultured Trichococcus sp. genomic DNA carries:
- a CDS encoding ABC transporter substrate-binding protein — translation MKYLLHLLLLLFVVGGCANSPDAQEEPGNIVIGFSQSGTESNWRKRHTESIREELDKEGYEVLYRNGFMNQDRQIQDMRTFIAYKVDMIVFTPIVEEGWDAVLLEAKAAGIPVIVVDRHIRTAEENLYLTHIGSSSKAEGNRAGLYITNHFQNSSQSSVKILEMKGLANTSPTNFRSEGFMEVISRDARISIVASLEGDFIRSKAKDVFRQYIEENGWEDIDVLYSHNDEMTLGMLEIMEENGIVPGQDILIVTIDGQAEMIENLRAGKVNCVVECNPNAGWYVRNTIKRYLNGNTIPDEIYMPETVFSDKGNLDSIPPREY, via the coding sequence ATGAAGTATCTATTGCATTTGCTCCTGTTGCTCTTTGTTGTCGGCGGCTGCGCGAACAGCCCTGATGCGCAAGAAGAGCCAGGCAACATCGTCATCGGATTCTCGCAGTCCGGAACGGAGAGCAATTGGCGCAAGCGCCACACAGAATCAATAAGAGAAGAATTGGATAAAGAAGGCTACGAAGTGCTTTACCGGAACGGCTTCATGAACCAGGATCGCCAGATCCAGGACATGCGCACCTTCATTGCCTATAAAGTGGATATGATTGTCTTCACGCCGATTGTGGAAGAGGGTTGGGATGCTGTCCTGTTGGAAGCAAAAGCTGCGGGCATACCCGTTATCGTTGTCGACCGGCATATCCGCACAGCGGAAGAAAATCTTTATTTGACGCACATCGGTTCCAGCTCCAAGGCTGAAGGAAACCGGGCGGGACTCTACATCACCAATCATTTCCAAAACAGCTCCCAGTCCTCCGTGAAGATTTTGGAAATGAAAGGGCTTGCTAATACTTCGCCAACCAATTTCCGCAGTGAAGGCTTCATGGAAGTGATCAGCCGCGATGCGCGGATATCCATCGTAGCCTCCTTGGAAGGGGACTTTATCCGTTCCAAGGCGAAGGATGTCTTCCGGCAATACATCGAGGAGAACGGCTGGGAAGACATCGATGTCCTCTACAGCCATAACGATGAGATGACGTTGGGCATGCTGGAGATCATGGAAGAAAACGGCATCGTCCCCGGCCAGGATATCCTCATCGTCACAATCGACGGCCAAGCGGAGATGATCGAAAACCTGCGCGCCGGCAAAGTCAATTGCGTCGTCGAATGCAATCCGAACGCCGGCTGGTATGTCCGCAACACGATCAAGCGTTATTTGAATGGCAATACCATCCCTGATGAAATCTATATGCCCGAAACGGTCTTCTCCGATAAAGGGAATCTCGACAGCATTCCGCCAAGGGAATATTAG